A portion of the Rhodopseudomonas sp. BAL398 genome contains these proteins:
- a CDS encoding ATP-binding protein, protein MRRQRLSRQIIVSMSVLATIAMLIVFVGSFIFYGIYLTYFPTPTGPPPLLPEASDLVLMAVFLLIGLALAILVSLRLAKRILTPLNSLAESARKIAAGDLSARAAPGDRSLGETAQLVDDFNAMAQRLQDIAEDMIAWNAAIAHELRTPLTILKGRLQGIADGVFAPDEALIRNLLLQVDGLSRLVEDLRTVTLADGGHLDLRLEKVELAAEICGVADLLEPSLRKAGFSLDVTLIDLVVRGDAVRIRQALLALLDNAQRYALPGSIELAIMKSGNSAIIRVEDDGPALSPDFAKRAFEPFARSEQSRSRRLGGSGLGLSVVRAIAEAHGGQVSYRKSSRGGAVFEITLPLDDSACHVAPD, encoded by the coding sequence ATGAGGCGGCAGCGCCTCAGCCGGCAGATCATCGTCTCGATGAGCGTCTTGGCGACGATCGCGATGCTGATCGTCTTCGTCGGCTCGTTCATTTTCTACGGAATTTACCTCACCTATTTTCCCACGCCGACCGGACCGCCTCCGCTTCTGCCCGAAGCGTCGGACTTGGTGCTGATGGCGGTGTTCCTTCTGATCGGATTGGCGCTGGCCATCCTGGTCTCGCTGCGGTTGGCGAAGCGGATACTGACTCCGCTGAATTCGCTGGCGGAAAGCGCGCGCAAGATCGCCGCGGGCGACCTGTCTGCGCGCGCGGCTCCTGGCGACCGCTCGCTTGGCGAAACCGCCCAACTGGTCGACGATTTCAACGCGATGGCGCAACGGCTGCAAGATATCGCCGAAGACATGATTGCCTGGAATGCGGCGATCGCACACGAGCTCAGAACGCCCCTCACGATCTTGAAGGGCCGCCTGCAGGGTATCGCCGACGGCGTTTTCGCCCCAGACGAGGCTTTGATCCGCAATCTGCTGCTGCAGGTCGACGGGCTGTCGCGGCTCGTCGAAGACCTGCGCACGGTCACGCTGGCCGATGGCGGGCACCTCGATCTGAGATTGGAGAAGGTTGAACTCGCCGCGGAAATCTGCGGAGTCGCCGACCTGCTCGAGCCGTCGCTGCGCAAGGCCGGCTTCTCGCTCGACGTCACCTTGATCGATCTTGTGGTCCGCGGCGATGCTGTACGTATTCGCCAGGCACTGCTCGCCCTTCTCGACAATGCCCAGCGCTATGCGCTACCCGGCTCCATCGAATTGGCGATCATGAAATCCGGCAATTCGGCAATCATCCGGGTCGAGGATGATGGGCCGGCATTGTCGCCGGATTTCGCCAAGCGAGCCTTCGAGCCGTTCGCGCGCAGCGAACAATCGCGCTCGCGGCGCCTCGGCGGGTCGGGGCTGGGACTATCTGTCGTTCGGGCGATTGCCGAGGCGCATGGCGGACAGGTCTCCTATCGGAAATCCTCGCGCGGTGGCGCCGTGTTCGAGATCACGCTTCCGCTCGACGACTCCGCGTGCCATGTGGCGCCCGACTGA
- a CDS encoding response regulator, with product MNALILIAEDEPQISEILDAYLTREGFRTVRAGDGRTALDLHLALKPDLILLDVTMPRLDGWEVLAEVRRRGDTAVIMITALDQDIDRLQGLRLGADDYVVKPFNPVEVVARTKAVLRRVGKSSAGGVLRVDNLAIDLESHMVRVETGGTAQSLPLTLTEFRLLAHMARTPSKAFTRSELVDACLPGSDALERTVDSHISNLRKKLGEAGAPGMLSGVRGIGYRLAAI from the coding sequence ATGAACGCCCTCATCCTCATTGCCGAAGACGAGCCGCAAATCAGCGAAATTCTCGACGCCTATCTGACGCGCGAGGGCTTCCGCACGGTCCGCGCCGGCGATGGTCGCACCGCACTTGACCTGCACCTTGCGTTGAAGCCGGACCTCATCCTGCTCGACGTGACGATGCCGCGGCTTGACGGCTGGGAGGTGCTGGCCGAGGTCCGCCGCCGCGGCGATACGGCCGTCATCATGATCACTGCGCTCGACCAGGACATCGACCGCCTGCAGGGACTACGCCTCGGCGCCGACGACTACGTCGTCAAGCCGTTCAATCCGGTCGAAGTTGTGGCGCGTACCAAGGCGGTCCTGCGCCGGGTCGGCAAGTCGAGCGCCGGCGGCGTGCTGCGCGTCGATAACCTCGCGATCGATCTTGAAAGCCACATGGTGAGAGTCGAGACGGGTGGAACAGCGCAGTCACTGCCGCTCACACTCACCGAATTCCGCCTGTTGGCCCACATGGCGCGAACACCCAGCAAGGCTTTCACGCGTAGCGAGCTCGTCGACGCCTGTCTTCCCGGCAGCGACGCGCTGGAGCGCACGGTGGACAGCCATATCAGCAATCTTCGCAAGAAACTCGGCGAGGCCGGCGCGCCCGGCATGCTGTCCGGTGTCCGCGGCATCGGCTATCGATTGGCCGCGATATGA
- a CDS encoding Spy/CpxP family protein refolding chaperone yields the protein MPRPAMPKRPLSGVLAATLLALLAMPSALRAQGLVKGVEQGARAGNKAAGPVGGVLGGAIGGVVGVVGGVIGGVTGGNTARGPVDSARAPSPKPRKETRAERTARQKAEKAEAKAAKDGKAPAAPVELTAEQIVANSDANIERIKAELKLTPEQEKHWGGFSRAMHELGYHGADRLNLRIARAKRDPRDDIVEQMRNEAQFLVDRAQDQRAVADAAEPLYASLDAKQKETFVAEMVALSRERGLD from the coding sequence ATGCCGAGACCCGCGATGCCGAAGCGCCCTTTGTCCGGCGTGCTTGCCGCCACGCTGCTGGCCCTGCTGGCGATGCCCTCCGCGTTGCGGGCCCAGGGCCTGGTGAAGGGCGTCGAGCAGGGCGCGCGGGCCGGTAACAAGGCGGCGGGGCCGGTCGGCGGCGTGCTGGGCGGCGCGATCGGTGGCGTGGTCGGCGTCGTCGGCGGCGTGATCGGCGGCGTCACCGGCGGCAATACCGCGCGCGGGCCGGTGGACAGTGCGCGGGCGCCGTCGCCGAAGCCGCGCAAGGAGACCAGGGCGGAGCGAACTGCGCGCCAGAAGGCCGAGAAGGCCGAGGCGAAGGCTGCGAAAGACGGCAAGGCGCCCGCGGCACCTGTCGAACTCACCGCCGAGCAGATCGTCGCCAATTCGGACGCCAATATCGAGCGCATCAAGGCAGAATTGAAGCTGACGCCGGAGCAGGAGAAGCATTGGGGCGGCTTCAGCCGCGCGATGCATGAACTCGGCTATCACGGCGCCGACCGGCTGAATCTGCGCATCGCCCGGGCCAAGCGCGACCCCCGCGACGACATCGTCGAGCAGATGCGCAACGAGGCCCAGTTTCTGGTCGACCGCGCCCAGGATCAGCGCGCCGTCGCCGACGCCGCCGAGCCGCTCTATGCCAGCCTCGATGCCAAGCAGAAGGAAACCTTCGTCGCCGAGATGGTGGCGCTGAGCCGCGAACGCGGCCTCGACTGA
- a CDS encoding dihydrodipicolinate synthase family protein: protein MKLTHEAAGTFAIAPTPFLEDGKIDDASIDRLSDFYTEVGCDGITVLGILGEAPKLEGAEAVAVATRFIKRADKLPVVVGVSAPGFAAMRALARASMDAGAAGVMIAPPSHLRTDAQITGYFKQAVAAIGDDVPWVLQDYPLTLTVVMTPAVIRQIVTENPSCVMLKHEDWPGLEKISTLREFQKDGSLRPLSILTGNNALFLDFEMERGADGAMTGYAFPELLIEVVKLSKAGLRDLAHNLFDAHLPLIRYEQQPGVGLAVRKYIMQKRGLIATSAQRLPAAAITATARAEVDYLLSRVARVDERADLAPKSSAA from the coding sequence ATGAAACTGACCCACGAAGCCGCAGGCACCTTCGCCATCGCGCCGACGCCATTTCTCGAGGACGGCAAGATCGACGACGCCTCGATCGATCGCTTGAGCGATTTCTATACCGAGGTCGGCTGCGACGGCATCACCGTATTGGGGATTCTGGGCGAGGCGCCGAAGCTGGAGGGTGCCGAGGCGGTGGCGGTGGCGACGCGCTTCATCAAGCGCGCCGACAAGCTACCGGTCGTCGTCGGGGTCTCTGCGCCGGGCTTCGCGGCGATGCGCGCGCTGGCGCGGGCGTCGATGGATGCGGGTGCCGCAGGCGTGATGATCGCGCCGCCGTCCCATCTGCGCACCGACGCGCAGATCACCGGCTATTTCAAACAGGCGGTGGCGGCGATCGGCGACGATGTTCCCTGGGTGCTGCAGGACTATCCGTTGACGCTGACGGTGGTGATGACTCCGGCGGTGATCCGCCAGATCGTCACCGAAAACCCGTCCTGCGTGATGCTGAAGCATGAGGATTGGCCGGGACTGGAAAAGATCTCGACGCTGCGCGAATTCCAGAAGGACGGCTCGCTGCGGCCGTTGTCGATCCTGACCGGCAATAACGCGCTGTTCCTGGATTTCGAGATGGAGCGCGGCGCCGACGGCGCGATGACCGGCTACGCCTTTCCGGAATTGCTGATCGAGGTGGTCAAGCTGTCGAAGGCCGGGCTGCGCGATCTGGCGCATAATCTGTTCGACGCGCATCTGCCGTTGATCCGCTACGAGCAGCAGCCCGGCGTCGGCCTGGCGGTGCGCAAATATATCATGCAAAAGCGCGGCCTGATTGCGACGAGCGCGCAGCGCCTGCCGGCCGCCGCGATCACCGCCACCGCCAGGGCCGAAGTGGATTATCTGCTGTCGCGGGTGGCAAGGGTCGACGAGCGCGCTGACCTGGCGCCGAAATCCAGCGCGGCGTAG
- a CDS encoding NUDIX hydrolase, producing the protein MSTEAAAVRPASTVLLLRDAPANAGIEVFMMVRHYQIEFASGALVFPGGSVDAGDRDIIANPALYANADGYGEATLNFRIAALRETFEESGILLARPRGGSELIAASRAAEIEAAHRTALCEGKVAFAQVLADNELVLALDLMVPYAHWITPVGLPKRFDTWFFLAEAPPEQLGRHDGKESTDSIWLSPREALEGGASGRFTLPFPTTRNLIKLGKQPGVQAALADARDRPVVTVMPILTKDGDKRTLRIPAEAGYDGELFEVTGVG; encoded by the coding sequence ATGTCGACCGAAGCAGCCGCCGTGCGTCCCGCGTCCACCGTATTGTTGCTGCGTGACGCGCCCGCAAATGCCGGCATCGAAGTGTTCATGATGGTGCGGCACTATCAGATCGAATTTGCCTCGGGCGCGCTGGTGTTTCCCGGCGGCAGCGTCGATGCCGGCGATCGCGATATCATCGCCAACCCCGCGCTCTATGCCAATGCCGACGGCTATGGCGAGGCGACGCTGAATTTCCGCATCGCGGCGCTGCGCGAGACGTTCGAGGAAAGCGGCATCCTGCTGGCGCGGCCGCGCGGCGGCAGCGAGCTGATCGCGGCCTCGCGCGCCGCCGAGATCGAGGCCGCGCATCGCACGGCGTTGTGCGAGGGCAAGGTGGCGTTCGCGCAGGTGCTGGCCGACAACGAGCTCGTCTTGGCGCTCGACCTGATGGTGCCCTATGCGCATTGGATCACGCCGGTCGGGCTGCCGAAGCGTTTCGACACCTGGTTCTTTCTGGCGGAGGCGCCGCCGGAGCAGCTCGGCAGGCATGACGGCAAGGAATCCACCGATTCGATCTGGCTGTCGCCACGCGAGGCGCTGGAGGGCGGCGCCAGCGGCCGCTTCACGCTGCCGTTCCCGACCACCCGTAACCTGATCAAGCTCGGCAAGCAGCCCGGCGTGCAGGCGGCGCTCGCCGACGCCCGCGACAGGCCGGTGGTCACGGTGATGCCGATCCTGACCAAGGACGGCGACAAGCGCACGCTGCGCATTCCCGCCGAGGCCGGCTATGACGGCGAGCTGTTCGAAGTGACCGGCGTGGGGTGA
- a CDS encoding SRPBCC family protein, whose product MTAATHPFQRSHSIMINAELGAVFDYVTNPKSWPQWLPSSHEIACDDRPMRFGDTFHEHWSTRTGPVNLDWLVIACEAPRLWIGLTHTPFMGPIVVQYICEPLDGGTKFIRTLRNPARPKPPTDDMVARIDEEAMLGLGNIKRIVEASEGLTP is encoded by the coding sequence ATGACCGCCGCCACCCATCCGTTCCAGCGCAGCCATTCGATCATGATCAACGCCGAACTCGGCGCGGTGTTCGACTACGTCACCAATCCGAAATCATGGCCGCAATGGCTGCCCTCCTCGCACGAGATCGCGTGCGACGACCGCCCGATGCGGTTCGGCGATACGTTTCACGAGCACTGGTCGACCCGCACAGGCCCGGTGAATCTCGACTGGCTGGTGATCGCCTGCGAAGCGCCGCGACTGTGGATCGGTCTCACCCACACGCCCTTCATGGGGCCGATCGTGGTTCAATACATCTGCGAGCCGCTCGACGGCGGCACCAAATTCATCCGTACGCTGCGCAACCCGGCGCGGCCGAAACCGCCGACCGACGACATGGTGGCGCGGATCGACGAGGAAGCGATGCTGGGGTTGGGGAACATCAAGAGGATCGTGGAGGCAAGCGAAGGTCTGACCCCGTAG